A genomic region of Caenorhabditis elegans chromosome V contains the following coding sequences:
- the nhr-260 gene encoding Nuclear Hormone Receptor family (Product from WormBase gene class nhr;~Confirmed by transcript evidence), which translates to MSPFEMHLDMVTSEDALLLPSTATPSSSSPSSIPKCLTERCKVCEDRSNNSRYGAPACLGCTVFFRRAVVNKMQYRCLREQKCLISFTYRCACRYCRFQKCLNVGMRPNSIQRRDLVGPRKLSGDSLPDVIVLEDQYETFLEEFASFQKKQFSEHLPYFSEHQVDVAFHKDQSNIVKFRRRARAHDVNIMLKLCLKQASEWGSRLKPFKKLPVDSKKSMMAEYCLAFNLIDQGYKTSKEADLGIWLLQNGSFMHPDYFFGLNVTNVNMESMKLKTQLHHNFVTEMINCLGTPFRRLQIDDVECAALKIILLLTPSCTKRAIYAGQEGVLAGLYTKCTEELMDHCMSKFPESGAERFGEILLLLGGIRCGIKAMYNQTRVSDLFNFMKLDPTVRDILLS; encoded by the exons ATGTCCCCATTCGAAATGCACCTAGACATGGTAACATCCGAAGATGCGCTCCTATTGCCTTCCACAGCGACACCTTCATCGTCGTCTCCCTCTTCAATACCAAAGTGCCTAACTGAAAGATGCAAAGTTTGTGAAGATCGATCAAACAACAGTAGATATGGCGCGCCGGCGTGTCTTGGGTGTACTGTATTTTTTCGGAGAGCTGTTGTAAATAAGATGCAGTATAGGTGCTTGAGAGAACAAAAGTGTCTTATTTCATTCa catacCGGTGTGCCTGCCGATATTGTAGATTTCAAAAGTGTCTTAATGTTGGCATGCGCCCAAACTCAATTCAAAGGAGGGATTTAGTGGGTCCTCGTAAGCTGTCTGGAGATTCCCTACCTGACGTTATAGTACTCGAAG ATCAATACGAAACGTTTCTTGAAGAATTCGCAAGCTTCCAAAAGAAACAGTTCTCCGAGCATCTTCCATACTTTTCGGAGCATCAAGTAGATGTAGCATTCCATAAGGACCAATCG AACATCGTGAAATTTCGCCGTCGTGCTCGCGCTCATGACGTGAATATTATGCTGAAACTTTGCCTGAAACAAGCATCCGAGTGGGGAAGTCGTCTCAagccttttaaaaaattgccggtAGATTCAAAAAAGAGTATGATGGCTGAATATTGTCTCGCGTTCAATTTGATAGATCAGGGATACAAAACTTCGAAGGAAGCTGATCTGGGGATTTGGTTGCTTCAAAATGGTAGTTTTATGCATCCCGACTACTTTTTTGGATTGAACGTGACAAATGTTAACATGGAGAGTATGAAGCTCAAAAcaca ACTTCATCACAATTTTGTTACCGAAATGATAAACTGCCTGGGTACCCCATTCCGCAGGCTTCAAATTGACGATGTCGAGTGTGCCGCGTTGAAAATCATTCTTCTACTGACCC CTTCATGCACCAAGCGAGCTATCTATGCTGGTCAAGAAGGTGTGCTTGCGGGGCTTTACACAAAATGTACCGAAGAGCTCATGGATCATTGCATGAGCAAGTTTCCCGAGAGCGGAGCCGAACGATTTGGGGAAATTCTGCTGTTGTTAGGCGGGATTCGTTGTGGAATTAAAGCCATGTATAATCAAACACGTGTCTC